From a region of the Microterricola gilva genome:
- a CDS encoding endo alpha-1,4 polygalactosaminidase encodes MTEMHARLIVVAALCVLALTGCTAAPDAAATVRLPPTSGGFDYQLGGAYDTAAPAAVVVRDVTAQPLPGAYNVCYVNGFQTQPGDAELWTAERGELLLRDADGAFVIDPNWPDEYILDPSSESSRRAIFGFIAPLISECAEKGFDAVDLDNLDIASRFTDAASGRIDPAGVLALAGMYVDRAHDDGLAIGQKNAAEMADAGHREIGFDFAVAEGCAAYGECAAYRDVYGEHVLQIEYTDNLPTGFDAVCAADDRAPLTILRDRPLSTPGGAGYAYEQCPDGP; translated from the coding sequence ATGACCGAGATGCACGCCAGACTGATCGTAGTGGCGGCGCTCTGCGTGCTCGCGTTGACCGGCTGCACCGCGGCGCCGGATGCCGCGGCCACCGTCCGCCTGCCGCCGACGAGCGGCGGCTTCGACTACCAGTTGGGTGGCGCATACGATACGGCCGCGCCCGCTGCCGTCGTCGTGCGTGATGTGACCGCACAGCCGCTGCCAGGCGCGTACAACGTCTGCTACGTGAACGGCTTCCAGACCCAACCGGGCGACGCCGAGCTGTGGACGGCTGAGCGCGGCGAGCTTCTGCTGCGCGACGCCGACGGCGCGTTCGTCATCGACCCGAACTGGCCGGACGAGTACATTCTCGACCCGTCATCCGAATCCTCGCGCCGCGCCATCTTCGGCTTCATCGCTCCGCTGATCAGCGAGTGTGCCGAGAAGGGATTCGACGCGGTCGACCTCGACAACCTCGACATCGCCAGCCGATTCACGGATGCCGCGAGCGGCCGCATCGATCCCGCCGGTGTGCTCGCCCTGGCCGGCATGTACGTGGACCGCGCTCACGATGATGGGCTGGCGATCGGGCAGAAGAACGCGGCGGAGATGGCCGACGCCGGACACCGGGAGATCGGCTTCGACTTCGCCGTGGCCGAGGGCTGCGCGGCATACGGTGAGTGCGCCGCCTACCGCGACGTCTACGGCGAGCACGTGCTCCAGATCGAGTACACGGACAATCTGCCGACTGGATTCGATGCCGTGTGCGCGGCGGATGATCGCGCCCCGCTGACGATTCTGCGCGACCGGCCGCTCTCGACCCCCGGCGGTGCCGGCTACGCGTACGAGCAGTGCCCGGATGGTCCTTGA
- a CDS encoding ABC transporter ATP-binding protein has protein sequence MVLLSLALRHARPYKAWIAAVVVLQLISTMAALYLPSLNAQIIDTGIATGDTDFIWSTGMTMLLVCLVQVFTAIGGIYFGSRTAMAIGRDLRRGVYRKVDSLGALELNRFGSGTLITRGTNDVQQVQMLVLMTLNFMVATPIMCIGGIIMALREDPGLSWLLWVSVPLLFVIVGILVYLLMPLFRQMQDRIDGINSVLREQIIGIRVVRAFVREPFESERYRSANESLTRVSVKVGNIFVLMFPIIMMILHLATAAVLWFGGHRVDAGEMQIGSLTAFLQYLLQILTAVMMGVFMVMMIPRAVVCAERIEEVLETESSQRLASGPELPTPRRGTVEFRNVTFGYPGAERPVLDGVSFTAEPGKTTAIVGSTGAGKTTLINLIPRLYDPQQGEVLIDGVNVNDLSRAQLSSVVGLVSQKPYLFSGTIASNLRFGRVDADDAELWEALRVAQGEDFVREKEKGLASVVAQGGTNVSGGQRQRLCIARALVAQPRVYLFDDSFSALDVATDARLRAGLADATGDATVIIVAQRVSTITDADQILVVNDGVIVGRGTHDQLLESSETYREIVQSQLSVEEVA, from the coding sequence GTGGTTCTGCTCTCCCTCGCGCTCCGGCATGCGAGACCGTACAAGGCGTGGATTGCAGCGGTCGTCGTACTGCAGTTGATCTCGACCATGGCTGCGCTCTACCTGCCGAGCCTCAACGCCCAGATCATCGACACCGGCATCGCAACCGGCGACACCGACTTCATCTGGTCGACCGGCATGACCATGCTCCTGGTCTGCCTCGTGCAGGTGTTCACCGCGATCGGCGGCATCTACTTCGGCTCACGCACGGCCATGGCCATCGGTCGCGACCTCCGACGCGGGGTGTACCGCAAGGTCGACTCCCTCGGTGCGCTGGAACTCAACCGCTTCGGAAGCGGAACCCTGATCACGCGCGGCACGAACGACGTGCAACAGGTGCAGATGCTCGTGCTCATGACGCTCAACTTCATGGTCGCGACGCCGATCATGTGCATCGGCGGCATCATCATGGCCCTCCGCGAGGACCCAGGCCTCTCCTGGTTGCTCTGGGTGTCCGTTCCCCTGCTCTTCGTCATCGTCGGCATCCTCGTCTACCTGCTGATGCCGTTGTTCCGCCAGATGCAGGACCGCATCGACGGCATCAACAGCGTGCTGCGCGAGCAGATCATCGGCATCCGCGTCGTGCGCGCGTTCGTGCGCGAGCCCTTCGAATCGGAGCGCTACCGCAGCGCCAACGAGTCGCTCACCCGGGTATCGGTGAAGGTCGGCAACATCTTCGTGCTGATGTTCCCCATCATCATGATGATCCTGCACCTGGCCACGGCGGCGGTGCTGTGGTTTGGCGGGCATCGCGTCGACGCCGGCGAGATGCAGATCGGCTCGCTCACGGCCTTCCTGCAGTACCTCCTGCAGATTCTGACGGCCGTGATGATGGGCGTTTTCATGGTCATGATGATCCCGCGCGCCGTCGTCTGCGCCGAGCGCATCGAGGAGGTGCTCGAGACCGAATCCAGCCAGAGGCTGGCGAGCGGCCCCGAGCTGCCGACTCCGCGCCGCGGCACGGTCGAGTTCCGCAACGTCACCTTCGGTTACCCCGGTGCGGAGCGGCCCGTTCTCGACGGGGTGAGCTTCACCGCAGAACCGGGCAAGACGACGGCGATCGTCGGCTCCACCGGCGCGGGTAAGACCACGTTGATCAACCTCATTCCACGGCTCTACGACCCGCAGCAGGGCGAGGTGCTCATCGACGGTGTCAATGTCAACGATCTGAGCCGAGCCCAGCTGTCCAGCGTCGTCGGGCTGGTGTCCCAGAAGCCGTACCTGTTCTCCGGCACGATCGCCTCGAACCTGCGCTTCGGCCGGGTGGATGCCGACGACGCCGAGCTCTGGGAGGCGCTGCGCGTCGCCCAGGGAGAGGATTTCGTGCGCGAGAAGGAGAAGGGGCTGGCATCCGTCGTCGCGCAGGGCGGAACGAACGTCTCTGGCGGCCAGAGGCAGCGCCTGTGCATCGCGAGGGCCCTCGTCGCCCAGCCGAGGGTGTACCTCTTCGACGACTCCTTCTCGGCACTCGATGTCGCCACCGATGCGCGCCTCCGCGCCGGACTCGCCGACGCAACGGGTGACGCGACCGTGATCATCGTCGCGCAGCGGGTATCGACGATCACGGATGCCGACCAGATCCTCGTCGTCAACGACGGCGTCATCGTCGGCCGCGGCACCCACGACCAGCTGCTCGAGAGCAGCGAGACCTACCGCGAGATCGTGCAATCCCAGCTCAGCGTCGAGGAGGTGGCGTAA
- a CDS encoding ABC transporter ATP-binding protein has protein sequence MAKRDRQKKNPETPATPDVIDELEYEYTPSEADGDMFGGAPTKKAQHFWPSAKRLLGLLRPERVKMAFVVLLVIISVIFTVIAPKVLGEAMDVIFNGVLGSQMPAGVPLDDVIAGLRAEGNDQFADMLQGTTVVPGEGIDFIELSRLIFIVLGLYLVASFLMWAQGFILNGLVMRIVYKLRQDIEEKLNRLPLSYFDTRQRGDLMSRVTNDVDNVQAALQQAFSQLVQSLLMVVGIAAMMFIVSWQLALIALISLPLSAIIAGVIGVRSQKLFAAQWKNTGSLNGHIEETFSGQEIVRAFGRDKEMLEEFDSRNEKLYAASFGAQFVSGMIMPAMTFVSYLSYVMIAVAGGLRVASGQMTLGDATAFIQYSREFTQPISEMASLANMLQSGVASAERTFELLDADEQEADAATAELPEPTDGHVEFEHVSFSYSADVPLIADLSFSAEPGHTVAIVGPTGAGKTTLVNLVMRFYELTGGRILLDGVDVHTLSRAELRSQVGMVLQDAWLFEGTIRENIRYGRLDAGDDEVVAAAKATMVDRFVRQLPNGYDTVLDADGGSVSAGERQLITIARAFIANPSLLILDEATSSVDTRTELLVQQAMAVLRSDRTSFVIAHRLSTIRDADTILVMEHGSIVEQGNHEQLLAARGAYFTLYQAQFLGGESEASEADGVPEPAGEPV, from the coding sequence ATGGCCAAGCGCGATCGACAGAAGAAGAACCCCGAAACGCCGGCAACACCCGATGTGATCGATGAGCTCGAGTACGAGTACACACCGAGCGAGGCCGACGGTGACATGTTCGGCGGCGCGCCGACGAAGAAGGCGCAGCACTTCTGGCCGTCGGCCAAGCGCCTGCTCGGGCTCCTGCGGCCGGAGCGCGTGAAGATGGCCTTCGTTGTGCTGCTGGTGATCATCTCCGTGATCTTCACCGTCATCGCCCCGAAGGTGCTCGGCGAGGCGATGGACGTGATCTTCAACGGCGTGCTCGGCTCGCAGATGCCGGCCGGTGTGCCGCTCGACGACGTCATCGCCGGGCTGCGGGCGGAGGGCAACGATCAGTTCGCCGACATGTTGCAGGGCACAACGGTCGTTCCCGGTGAGGGCATCGACTTCATCGAGCTCTCGCGCCTGATCTTCATCGTTCTCGGCCTGTACCTCGTCGCCTCGTTCCTGATGTGGGCGCAGGGTTTCATCCTCAACGGCCTCGTCATGCGGATCGTGTACAAGCTGCGTCAGGACATCGAGGAGAAGCTGAACCGGCTGCCCCTGAGCTACTTCGACACGCGTCAGCGCGGCGATCTCATGTCGCGCGTCACGAACGATGTCGACAACGTGCAGGCCGCACTGCAACAGGCATTCTCGCAACTCGTGCAGTCACTGCTCATGGTCGTCGGCATCGCCGCGATGATGTTCATCGTGTCGTGGCAGCTGGCGCTGATCGCGCTGATCTCGCTGCCGCTCTCGGCCATCATCGCCGGGGTGATCGGTGTGCGCTCCCAGAAGCTCTTCGCCGCACAGTGGAAGAACACCGGGTCGCTGAACGGGCACATCGAGGAGACCTTCTCCGGCCAGGAGATCGTGCGGGCATTCGGCCGAGACAAGGAGATGCTCGAGGAGTTCGACAGCCGCAACGAGAAGCTCTACGCGGCCTCATTCGGTGCCCAGTTCGTCTCAGGCATGATCATGCCGGCGATGACCTTCGTCTCCTACCTCTCGTACGTGATGATCGCCGTCGCGGGCGGGCTGCGCGTGGCATCCGGGCAGATGACGCTCGGTGATGCCACGGCGTTCATCCAGTACTCGCGCGAGTTCACCCAGCCGATCAGCGAGATGGCAAGCCTGGCCAACATGCTGCAGTCCGGTGTGGCCTCGGCCGAGCGCACCTTCGAGCTGCTCGACGCCGACGAGCAGGAGGCCGACGCGGCGACCGCCGAGCTTCCAGAGCCGACCGACGGTCACGTCGAGTTCGAGCACGTGTCCTTCAGCTACAGCGCCGATGTGCCGCTGATCGCCGATCTCTCCTTCTCGGCCGAGCCCGGCCACACGGTCGCGATCGTGGGGCCGACGGGCGCGGGCAAGACCACCCTCGTGAACCTCGTGATGCGCTTCTACGAACTCACCGGCGGGCGCATCCTGCTCGACGGCGTCGATGTGCACACCCTGTCCAGGGCGGAGCTGCGCTCCCAGGTCGGAATGGTGTTGCAGGATGCATGGCTGTTCGAGGGCACCATCCGCGAGAACATCCGCTACGGCCGTCTCGACGCCGGCGACGACGAGGTGGTTGCCGCCGCGAAGGCGACGATGGTCGACCGCTTCGTGCGGCAGCTGCCGAACGGCTACGACACGGTTCTGGATGCCGACGGCGGCAGTGTCTCGGCCGGTGAGCGGCAGCTCATCACGATCGCGCGCGCCTTCATCGCCAACCCATCGCTGCTGATCCTCGACGAGGCGACATCATCTGTCGACACGCGCACGGAACTGCTCGTGCAGCAGGCCATGGCGGTTCTCCGCTCCGACCGAACCTCCTTCGTGATCGCCCACCGCCTCTCGACGATTCGGGACGCAGACACGATCCTCGTCATGGAGCATGGCAGCATCGTCGAGCAGGGCAACCACGAGCAGCTGCTCGCCGCGCGCGGCGCCTACTTCACCCTCTATCAGGCGCAGTTCCTTGGCGGCGAGTCTGAGGCATCAGAGGCAGATGGCGTACCGGAGCCCGCGGGGGAGCCGGTCTAG
- a CDS encoding GntR family transcriptional regulator produces the protein MTQTDQIYAQLRQAILTLELPPGSPVTERELESEFGASRTPVRAALLRLDTEGLVRRQGRGFIVAPLDLDEVRMLAELREAIETAAVRLAVVRATNDDIAALRQLVEDEHSGSEADRVLNASSAFHAQLTQLSGNTLMADAIGGAMARLARTRWLETQSSQSRENAWREHLEVIEALEARDADRAAALAGAHIRGTTERLVALLNDERQRLRGAGMAIVGRDAVGS, from the coding sequence ATGACCCAGACGGACCAGATCTACGCACAGCTGCGTCAGGCGATTCTCACCCTCGAGCTGCCGCCCGGCTCCCCCGTGACCGAACGGGAGCTCGAGAGCGAGTTCGGCGCATCGCGGACACCGGTGCGTGCCGCCCTCCTTCGCCTCGACACGGAGGGCCTCGTGCGCCGGCAGGGCCGCGGCTTCATCGTCGCCCCGCTCGACCTCGACGAGGTCAGGATGCTGGCCGAACTCCGTGAGGCAATCGAGACGGCCGCGGTGCGGCTGGCCGTCGTCCGCGCTACCAACGACGACATCGCCGCCCTGCGTCAGCTCGTCGAGGACGAGCACTCCGGCTCTGAGGCAGACAGGGTGCTGAATGCGAGCAGCGCGTTTCACGCCCAGCTCACCCAGCTCTCGGGCAACACACTCATGGCTGACGCCATCGGCGGCGCGATGGCCAGGCTCGCGCGCACCCGCTGGCTGGAGACGCAGAGCAGCCAATCGCGTGAGAACGCCTGGCGCGAGCACCTCGAGGTGATCGAAGCGCTCGAGGCTCGGGACGCCGACAGGGCGGCCGCCCTCGCGGGAGCGCACATCCGGGGCACGACCGAACGGCTCGTCGCGCTGCTCAACGATGAACGTCAACGCTTGCGGGGCGCCGGCATGGCGATCGTCGGCCGCGACGCGGTCGGCTCCTAG
- a CDS encoding MFS transporter — MLALGLALTAVATAGVMLSGSVQMLGVMFVFCGMAAASTNAASGRVVVGWFDRDRRGFAMGVRQIAQPLGVTVAALTVPTLAAGGGIATAVLPPLLLLTVLAVACWFGIVNPPRASVVSAAAAPLPVSPYRASGFLWRIHAVALLLVVPQFTLTTFGLVWLVSDLEWTPLAAGVAIAVAQFVGAMGRIALGAVSDRARSRVWLLRVVAVAAAVAMVLLGSVAAWLPDAALVVAMMLVIASTITVADNGLTFTSVAEGAGSSWAGRAFGIHNTGQYIAATAVGPVVGGLIGLIGFPLAFAAVAVAPVFAIPLVPRRDHDAIGAVPATAVAVAR, encoded by the coding sequence GTGTTGGCGCTCGGCCTCGCGCTGACCGCGGTGGCCACGGCGGGCGTGATGCTGAGTGGGAGCGTGCAGATGCTCGGTGTGATGTTCGTGTTCTGCGGTATGGCCGCGGCGAGCACGAATGCGGCGAGTGGGCGTGTCGTGGTCGGCTGGTTCGATCGGGATCGTCGTGGATTCGCCATGGGCGTGCGCCAGATCGCGCAGCCGCTCGGCGTCACCGTCGCCGCGTTGACGGTGCCGACCCTCGCGGCCGGCGGGGGCATTGCCACCGCCGTGCTGCCGCCCCTTCTGCTGCTCACGGTTCTCGCGGTCGCCTGCTGGTTCGGAATCGTGAACCCGCCGCGTGCGAGCGTGGTGAGTGCTGCCGCGGCGCCATTGCCGGTGTCTCCGTATCGGGCCAGCGGCTTCCTCTGGCGCATCCACGCTGTCGCACTGCTGCTCGTCGTGCCTCAGTTCACCCTGACGACGTTCGGCCTGGTCTGGTTGGTGTCTGACCTCGAATGGACCCCGCTGGCCGCCGGCGTCGCGATCGCCGTCGCCCAGTTCGTCGGGGCGATGGGGCGCATCGCGCTCGGCGCCGTCAGCGACAGGGCGAGAAGCAGGGTGTGGCTGCTCCGCGTGGTTGCCGTGGCCGCGGCGGTCGCGATGGTGTTGCTCGGCAGCGTCGCCGCCTGGCTGCCCGACGCGGCTCTCGTGGTCGCCATGATGCTGGTCATCGCGTCGACCATCACGGTCGCCGACAACGGGCTCACCTTCACCTCGGTGGCGGAGGGGGCAGGCAGTTCCTGGGCCGGTCGCGCATTCGGCATCCACAACACCGGGCAGTACATCGCGGCGACGGCGGTGGGGCCGGTGGTGGGCGGGCTGATCGGGCTGATCGGCTTTCCGCTCGCCTTCGCGGCTGTGGCAGTCGCCCCTGTGTTCGCCATCCCGCTCGTGCCGCGCCGAGATCACGACGCCATCGGTGCTGTGCCGGCTACTGCTGTGGCCGTGGCACGCTGA
- a CDS encoding NAD(P)H-dependent flavin oxidoreductase: MTGAWRDTALTRALGIELPIALGAFGGLSSVPLTAAVSNAGGLGSFGLYGYDAERIRSTARALREQTGRPFALNLWLPHGDQIPPVDDDDFRAWVAPLEPFFVELGLALPTRPQRYLPDFDEQFDALLDARPAVASFVFGVPSEQQIDRLHSAGTSVLGTATTVAEGRALAAAGVDAVIASGFEAGGHRVSFLAEPEDSLIGLFALLPQLVDAVDVPVVATGGIADARGVAAALTLGASAAQLGTAFLVCAESAISDAHRSRILGADAESTVLTRAFSGRLARGIPNRMLRELESTGTPLAPFPVQNWLTAPVKAEAARRGDSELMSLWAGQAAALVRRRGAAELVDALARGTDALVP, from the coding sequence GTGACCGGCGCATGGCGGGACACCGCTCTGACGCGGGCACTCGGCATCGAGCTGCCGATTGCGCTCGGCGCCTTCGGCGGGCTGTCGTCGGTGCCACTCACCGCCGCCGTCAGCAACGCCGGAGGGCTCGGCAGCTTCGGCCTCTACGGCTATGACGCTGAGCGCATCCGGTCGACGGCACGGGCGCTGCGCGAGCAGACGGGGCGCCCATTCGCATTGAACCTCTGGCTGCCGCACGGGGACCAGATTCCGCCGGTGGACGACGACGACTTCCGTGCGTGGGTTGCACCGTTGGAACCGTTCTTCGTCGAACTCGGACTCGCGCTGCCGACCCGGCCCCAGCGCTACCTTCCCGACTTCGATGAGCAGTTCGATGCGCTCCTCGACGCTCGGCCGGCTGTGGCCAGTTTCGTGTTCGGTGTCCCGTCAGAGCAACAGATCGATCGGCTGCATTCGGCAGGAACCAGCGTGCTCGGAACGGCGACGACCGTTGCGGAAGGTCGCGCGCTCGCAGCGGCAGGCGTTGACGCCGTCATTGCGAGCGGATTCGAGGCCGGCGGTCACCGTGTGTCGTTCCTGGCCGAGCCGGAGGACTCGCTCATCGGGCTCTTCGCCCTGCTGCCGCAGCTCGTCGACGCCGTCGACGTTCCGGTGGTCGCGACCGGTGGCATCGCCGATGCCCGCGGGGTCGCGGCCGCGCTGACGCTGGGGGCATCCGCGGCGCAGCTGGGCACGGCGTTCCTGGTGTGCGCCGAATCGGCGATCTCCGATGCGCATCGTTCGCGCATCCTCGGTGCGGATGCCGAGAGCACGGTGCTCACGCGGGCGTTCAGCGGGCGGCTCGCCCGCGGGATCCCCAATCGCATGCTCAGGGAGCTCGAATCCACGGGCACCCCGCTGGCGCCCTTCCCCGTGCAGAACTGGCTGACGGCACCGGTGAAGGCCGAGGCGGCGCGGCGCGGAGATTCCGAGCTCATGTCACTCTGGGCCGGGCAAGCTGCCGCGCTCGTGCGCCGGCGGGGTGCGGCAGAGCTGGTGGATGCGCTCGCGCGCGGCACCGATGCTCTCGTGCCCTGA
- a CDS encoding oxygenase MpaB family protein, whose product MTTPTQLPLRLSDVAGEAALLGGGGAAILLQLAHPAVARGVARHSDFVERPLDRLFGTLDYVYTVAFGDEEMVAAVVRRVNRAHGPVHGKREEPAYNAVDPELQLWVAATLYYAAMQVQDRLLGTLDDASAEAVYLDYAALGARLQMPAELWPADREQFELYWKRMLAQLEPSHESRTVVQALLHPRTVPLAARAAMPLVRLVSTGLLPPTVRAMHGLQWDARRQLRFDRVFRLTRFVYPRLPRNVRVWPRERSLARVRRAMAEPRGGRR is encoded by the coding sequence GTGACGACACCCACTCAGCTTCCCCTTCGCCTGAGCGACGTGGCCGGTGAAGCCGCCCTGCTCGGAGGCGGCGGAGCCGCGATCCTGCTGCAGCTCGCACACCCGGCGGTCGCACGCGGCGTGGCCAGACACAGCGACTTCGTCGAGCGGCCACTCGACCGCCTCTTCGGCACCCTTGACTACGTGTACACGGTCGCATTCGGTGATGAGGAGATGGTCGCGGCCGTCGTGCGTCGGGTGAACAGGGCCCATGGCCCCGTTCACGGCAAGCGCGAAGAGCCCGCGTACAACGCCGTCGACCCCGAACTGCAGTTGTGGGTGGCGGCGACGCTGTACTACGCGGCGATGCAGGTGCAGGATCGCCTGCTCGGCACTCTCGACGACGCCTCGGCCGAGGCGGTGTACCTCGACTATGCCGCGCTCGGGGCGCGATTGCAGATGCCGGCTGAGCTCTGGCCGGCCGACCGCGAGCAGTTCGAGCTCTACTGGAAGCGCATGCTCGCCCAGCTGGAGCCGAGTCACGAGAGCCGCACCGTTGTCCAGGCGTTGCTGCATCCGCGCACCGTTCCCCTCGCCGCACGCGCCGCGATGCCCCTGGTTCGGCTGGTCAGCACGGGGCTCCTGCCACCAACGGTCCGTGCGATGCACGGCCTGCAGTGGGATGCCAGACGACAGCTGCGCTTCGATCGGGTGTTCCGGCTCACCCGCTTCGTCTACCCCCGGCTGCCCCGGAACGTTCGGGTGTGGCCGCGTGAGCGCTCGCTGGCGCGGGTGCGACGGGCGATGGCCGAGCCGCGGGGCGGCCGACGGTGA
- a CDS encoding glycoside hydrolase family 3 N-terminal domain-containing protein, which produces MSSASQARSGSTPRNRIRRLAAVLLAPALLLGVSGCMTGIGPSAERPSPAATEPSVEPSPSAEPDPAETALATMTLEQKIASLLILHTPGTDGAAQRAFIDRYGLGGVILMGANIPGGTEATDTAALAAMTATIRGDDEIPPFIGIDQEGGEVVRVGPDPAPGADQLRGLPVEATEQAFQARSTMLADAGISLNFGVVADVSADPSSFIYGRSLGGDAAASSARVAAAVTGEGDRVLSTIKHFPGHGAAPGDSHVGIPSSEMRYLDWTRQEAPPFRAGIDAGADFVMFGHLAFPAIDAQPASLSSAWHHILREQLGFTGLCISDDMRMLQDSGDPRYADPVQNVIAAFAAGTSIVLYTLPADPATIGVDIDAVIRGVADAVRSGHISAEQIDADALAALRLRETA; this is translated from the coding sequence ATGAGCAGCGCATCACAGGCCCGATCCGGCAGCACCCCGAGAAACCGGATCAGGCGCCTCGCGGCGGTGCTGCTCGCCCCGGCCCTGCTGCTTGGCGTCTCCGGCTGCATGACCGGCATCGGGCCATCCGCGGAGCGGCCATCGCCGGCCGCCACCGAACCGAGCGTCGAGCCGAGCCCCAGCGCGGAGCCCGATCCGGCGGAGACCGCCCTCGCCACGATGACGCTTGAGCAGAAGATCGCCAGCCTGCTCATCCTGCACACGCCGGGAACGGACGGGGCGGCGCAGCGGGCATTCATCGACCGCTACGGCCTCGGCGGGGTGATCCTCATGGGCGCCAACATCCCGGGCGGAACGGAGGCGACCGACACGGCCGCTCTCGCCGCCATGACGGCGACGATTCGCGGTGATGACGAGATTCCCCCGTTCATCGGCATCGACCAGGAGGGCGGTGAGGTCGTGCGGGTCGGGCCGGACCCGGCGCCGGGCGCCGATCAGCTCCGCGGGCTCCCGGTCGAGGCGACGGAACAGGCCTTCCAGGCGCGGTCGACCATGTTGGCCGACGCCGGCATCTCCCTCAATTTCGGGGTCGTCGCCGACGTCAGCGCCGACCCGTCGTCGTTCATCTACGGCCGCTCGCTCGGCGGCGATGCCGCGGCCTCCAGCGCGCGGGTCGCCGCGGCCGTCACCGGCGAGGGCGACCGCGTGCTCAGCACGATCAAGCACTTCCCAGGCCACGGAGCCGCCCCTGGCGACTCACATGTCGGCATCCCGAGCAGTGAGATGCGCTACCTCGACTGGACGCGTCAGGAGGCGCCACCGTTCCGCGCCGGAATCGATGCGGGCGCAGACTTCGTGATGTTCGGGCACCTGGCGTTCCCCGCCATCGACGCCCAGCCGGCGAGCCTCTCCTCCGCCTGGCACCACATCCTGCGTGAACAGCTCGGCTTCACAGGGCTCTGCATCTCCGATGACATGCGCATGCTGCAGGATTCCGGCGACCCGCGCTACGCCGACCCGGTGCAGAACGTGATCGCGGCCTTCGCAGCAGGCACCAGCATCGTGCTGTACACGCTGCCGGCCGATCCGGCCACGATCGGGGTCGACATCGATGCCGTCATCCGGGGCGTCGCGGATGCCGTGCGCTCCGGCCACATCTCGGCCGAACAGATCGACGCCGACGCCCTCGCGGCGCTCCGCCTGCGCGAAACTGCCTGA
- a CDS encoding YceI family protein gives MTATLDTTIPGYRAGTWIIDPTHSEVGFSIRHLMISKVKGKFERFNATFVTGENPLDSTVTASAEVASINTNEPNRDGHLRTGDFFEAETYPTIDFVSTGVRVVKGEFLVDGDLTMKGVTKPVTFEFDFGGFGGDPYGNYKGGATAKTVVNREDFGLTYNAALETGGMLLGDTVTISLELQAALQA, from the coding sequence ATGACTGCAACGCTCGACACCACCATTCCCGGATACCGTGCGGGAACCTGGATCATTGACCCCACCCACAGCGAGGTCGGATTCAGCATCCGCCACCTGATGATCAGCAAGGTCAAGGGCAAGTTCGAGCGCTTCAACGCGACCTTCGTCACGGGCGAGAACCCCCTCGACTCCACGGTGACGGCATCCGCCGAGGTCGCCTCGATCAACACGAACGAGCCGAACCGCGACGGTCACCTGCGCACTGGCGACTTCTTCGAGGCCGAGACCTACCCGACGATCGACTTCGTGTCGACCGGCGTGCGCGTCGTCAAGGGCGAGTTCCTCGTTGATGGCGACCTCACGATGAAGGGCGTCACCAAGCCGGTCACCTTCGAGTTCGACTTCGGCGGCTTCGGCGGCGACCCCTACGGCAACTACAAGGGCGGCGCGACGGCCAAGACGGTCGTCAACCGTGAGGACTTCGGCCTCACCTACAACGCAGCACTCGAGACCGGCGGCATGCTGCTCGGCGACACCGTCACGATCTCGCTCGAGCTCCAGGCGGCGCTGCAGGCGTAA